A genome region from Dolichospermum compactum NIES-806 includes the following:
- a CDS encoding ABC transporter ATP-binding protein, whose product MEYTALPHQTFTETLQRNGFLEVENLVKSYPTQDKGQFTVLDNVNLTINEDEYISVIGHSGCGKSTLLKIIGGFEKATSGSVRLDGKEIRKPGADRMMVFQNYSLLPWLTVRENIRLAVDEVLKNANRAEKISIVNEHLAMVNLTPAADKYPDEISGGMKQRVGIARALAIRPKMLLMDEPFGALDALTRGKLQRQVLDIWEHHRQAVMMITHDVDEAIYMSDRIILMTNGPSAKIGEILKVPFEHPRDRIAMRNSTEYFELRNHALNFLDQNFTPE is encoded by the coding sequence ATGGAATATACAGCTCTGCCACATCAAACTTTTACAGAAACTTTGCAGCGAAACGGATTTTTAGAAGTAGAAAATTTAGTTAAATCTTATCCAACCCAAGATAAAGGACAATTCACAGTTTTAGATAATGTTAATTTGACTATTAATGAAGATGAATATATTTCTGTAATTGGTCATTCTGGTTGTGGTAAATCCACATTATTAAAAATAATTGGTGGTTTTGAAAAAGCTACATCTGGTTCGGTTCGCTTAGATGGAAAAGAGATTCGTAAACCAGGGGCAGATAGAATGATGGTATTTCAAAATTATTCATTATTACCTTGGTTGACTGTCCGCGAAAATATCCGTTTAGCAGTAGATGAAGTTCTCAAAAATGCCAATCGGGCTGAAAAAATTAGCATTGTTAATGAACATTTGGCAATGGTAAACCTAACCCCAGCAGCAGATAAATATCCTGATGAAATTTCTGGAGGAATGAAACAAAGAGTTGGTATTGCCAGGGCTTTAGCAATTCGTCCGAAAATGTTATTAATGGATGAACCTTTTGGGGCTTTAGATGCCTTAACTCGTGGTAAATTACAACGTCAAGTATTAGATATTTGGGAGCATCACCGGCAAGCGGTGATGATGATTACTCACGATGTGGACGAAGCAATATATATGTCAGACCGCATTATTTTAATGACTAATGGACCATCTGCAAAAATAGGAGAAATTTTAAAAGTTCCTTTTGAACATCCCAGAGATAGAATAGCCATGCGTAACTCCACAGAATATTTTGAACTCCGCAATCATGCTCTGAATTTTCTAGATCAAAATTTTACACCAGAGTAG
- a CDS encoding ABC transporter substrate-binding protein: MTENYLTRRDFIAGIGATTAGIILSSCAVSGDRSANRLTEEALAVTPVVKSQDLEKPDITVGYVPVNDCAPFAIAWKKGFFRKYGLNVTLNREASWATSRDGLIFGRLDASPVVSGAVTNARIGAEGARHAPLCAAMTIHRHGNAMTMSKDIWDYGIRPWYEYQQKYGDGALEAFGKDFRGYFDKQPPEKKVWAVVLSSAIYEYFARYLSAAAGIDPLKEFRVIIVPPPQMVTNMRIGAMQAYMVAEPWNTRAITGNEGIGFTFAQGKEIWHGHPDRLLGVMESFIVNNPKTYRSLVKAMIEACQYCSKPENRQEIAELLTERSFTGAKPKKPGVPITKFTGPGIIGNYNYGGFDGKDRTIKADDTTIFYDLPNSIPHAIGEHSTFLWRSSSIWLMTQAARWGQIKEIPKNAEEVAAKGWRTDLYREIAAEMGIECPQDDYKVEPPEAFIDKKGFDPSDPVGYLHSFDIRANAPAQFFQS, from the coding sequence ATGACTGAAAATTATTTAACTCGCAGAGATTTTATTGCAGGAATAGGGGCGACAACTGCGGGAATAATATTATCATCCTGTGCTGTTTCGGGAGATAGGTCTGCTAATAGACTTACAGAAGAAGCTTTAGCGGTGACACCTGTAGTCAAGTCCCAAGATTTAGAAAAACCGGACATTACTGTTGGTTATGTTCCTGTTAATGATTGTGCGCCATTTGCGATCGCTTGGAAAAAAGGATTTTTCCGCAAATATGGCTTAAATGTTACACTCAACCGCGAAGCCAGTTGGGCTACCTCCCGCGACGGCTTAATTTTTGGTCGTCTCGATGCTTCCCCCGTCGTCTCTGGCGCTGTTACTAACGCTAGAATAGGTGCAGAAGGTGCGCGTCATGCTCCCTTATGTGCAGCAATGACCATCCACCGGCATGGTAACGCTATGACCATGAGTAAGGATATCTGGGACTATGGCATCCGTCCCTGGTATGAATATCAACAAAAATACGGTGATGGGGCTTTAGAAGCATTTGGAAAGGACTTTCGCGGCTATTTTGACAAACAACCCCCAGAAAAGAAAGTTTGGGCTGTAGTCCTCAGTTCTGCCATTTATGAATACTTTGCTCGCTATCTTTCTGCTGCTGCGGGTATTGATCCTTTGAAAGAATTTCGGGTGATCATTGTTCCCCCTCCGCAAATGGTAACAAACATGAGAATTGGCGCAATGCAAGCTTACATGGTCGCCGAACCTTGGAACACTAGAGCAATTACAGGTAATGAAGGTATCGGTTTTACCTTCGCCCAAGGTAAGGAGATTTGGCATGGACACCCAGATAGACTCCTGGGAGTCATGGAATCTTTTATTGTTAATAATCCCAAAACTTACCGATCTTTAGTCAAAGCAATGATTGAAGCTTGTCAATATTGTAGCAAACCTGAAAATCGCCAAGAAATAGCCGAATTACTCACAGAACGTTCTTTTACCGGGGCAAAACCTAAAAAGCCCGGTGTTCCTATTACTAAGTTTACTGGACCGGGAATTATTGGCAATTATAACTATGGTGGTTTTGATGGTAAAGACCGCACAATTAAAGCAGATGATACGACAATTTTTTATGATCTTCCTAACAGTATTCCCCATGCCATAGGAGAACATTCCACATTTTTATGGCGTTCTAGTAGCATTTGGTTAATGACTCAAGCAGCCCGTTGGGGACAAATCAAGGAAATTCCTAAAAATGCTGAAGAAGTAGCCGCAAAAGGTTGGAGAACCGATTTATATCGAGAGATAGCCGCAGAAATGGGAATTGAATGTCCCCAAGATGATTATAAAGTTGAACCTCCTGAAGCATTTATAGATAAAAAAGGATTTGATCCTAGTGATCCTGTAGGATATCTTCATAGTTTTGATATCCGTGCTAACGCTCCTGCTCAATTTTTTCAATCTTAA